The proteins below come from a single Timaviella obliquedivisa GSE-PSE-MK23-08B genomic window:
- a CDS encoding FTR1 family iron permease — MDFSAALPTFVITLREGVEAALVVGIVLAYLKKANQTRLNAWVYAGIGVGVGASVLIGILFSGILLALATSNQPYAGVLKPLLEGIFCTVAIALLSWMLVWMTQQARFLKAEVEGAIGAALEGAQGGGWGVFGLVTIAVLREGFETVLFIAAQFQQGWMPVLGAMAGLMGATGIGFLLFQLGVKINLRRFFQVMGVLLLLIVSGLVVTALRKFDGAIAVLSHVDPQFAYLCSNASPSCILGSQVWDASGVLPDRQFPGILLKVFFGYTQKLYLVQAIGYLMFLGTVGGLYFRSITGWSPLPAKQATET; from the coding sequence ATCGATTTTAGTGCAGCCTTACCGACTTTTGTCATTACCCTTCGAGAAGGGGTGGAAGCAGCTTTGGTTGTTGGAATTGTGCTGGCTTATCTTAAAAAAGCCAATCAAACCCGCCTGAATGCTTGGGTCTACGCTGGAATTGGAGTTGGCGTTGGAGCCAGCGTTTTGATTGGGATTTTGTTCAGTGGCATTCTGCTAGCCTTAGCAACTTCCAATCAGCCCTATGCAGGGGTGCTCAAGCCTTTATTGGAAGGGATTTTCTGCACTGTGGCGATCGCCCTCCTGAGTTGGATGTTGGTTTGGATGACCCAGCAAGCACGCTTTCTCAAAGCAGAAGTAGAAGGAGCGATCGGGGCTGCTCTAGAAGGAGCCCAAGGAGGAGGCTGGGGCGTGTTTGGGTTAGTGACGATCGCAGTTTTACGAGAAGGATTCGAGACAGTTTTATTTATTGCTGCTCAATTTCAGCAAGGCTGGATGCCTGTATTAGGCGCTATGGCTGGCTTAATGGGCGCAACAGGCATTGGGTTTCTCCTGTTCCAACTGGGTGTAAAAATCAACCTGCGTCGCTTTTTTCAGGTCATGGGAGTTTTACTGCTGTTGATTGTTTCCGGTTTGGTCGTGACGGCTCTGCGAAAATTTGATGGCGCGATCGCGGTCTTATCGCACGTTGATCCACAGTTTGCTTATCTCTGCTCCAATGCCAGTCCTTCTTGCATTCTAGGGTCGCAAGTGTGGGATGCTAGTGGCGTTCTGCCCGATCGCCAATTTCCAGGGATTTTGCTTAAAGTATTTTTTGGTTATACCCAAAAGCTTTATCTGGTACAGGCGATCGGCTATCTCATGTTTTTAGGAACAGTAGGAGGGCTGTATTTTCGCAGCATTACAGGTTGGTCTCCATTGCCCGCGAAACAGGCGACAGAGACTTAG